A genomic segment from Pseudostreptobacillus hongkongensis encodes:
- the cmk gene encoding (d)CMP kinase yields the protein MRIAIDGPSGSGKSSVAKELARRLNLSHLDTGAMYRLLGYKVYKDKLELDNIKEILKNLDIKIEGEQFYLDGEDVSNKIRENEISKYASNVSTIKEVREYMVYLQRKISEDKDVILDGRDIGTVVFPNAEIKIYLTASPEVRAKRRFLEDGTLDYEKILEDIKKRDFNDQNRKHSPLKKAEDAIEVDTDNMNFEEVINKIMEIVAEYESKSCNKSR from the coding sequence ATGAGAATAGCAATTGATGGTCCATCAGGTAGTGGTAAAAGTTCTGTTGCTAAAGAATTAGCAAGAAGACTTAACTTATCACATTTAGATACAGGAGCAATGTATAGATTATTAGGTTATAAGGTATATAAAGATAAATTAGAGCTTGATAATATAAAAGAGATATTAAAAAATTTAGATATTAAAATAGAAGGTGAACAGTTTTATCTAGATGGTGAAGATGTAAGCAATAAAATAAGAGAAAATGAGATTTCTAAATATGCTTCGAATGTTTCAACTATAAAAGAAGTAAGAGAATATATGGTTTATTTGCAAAGAAAAATATCTGAAGATAAAGATGTTATATTAGATGGACGTGATATAGGTACGGTTGTGTTTCCTAATGCAGAAATAAAAATATATTTGACTGCAAGTCCAGAAGTTCGTGCTAAAAGAAGATTTTTAGAAGACGGTACATTAGATTATGAAAAAATATTAGAGGATATTAAAAAACGTGATTTTAATGATCAAAATAGAAAACATTCCCCTTTAAAAAAAGCAGAAGATGCAATAGAAGTTGATACAGATAATATGAATTTTGAAGAAGTTATAAATAAAATTATGGAGATAGTGGCAGAATATGAGAGCAAGAGCTGTAATAAATCTAGATAA
- the rny gene encoding ribonuclease Y yields MLNFILILIVCAILVIAVSLFFGFNMINKKFTTKYGEYSDLELMIVNLKRKLETEKKEVEREIESFRKEETLKVKEEILSQKKSADEEIKIMKAEILLKEERISKKEENLELRTNKLEEKELKLEEKKDKIIEIENELNVMIQKESEELQRISSLTQEEAREIILVKLEDELEHDKALIIRDYEYNIEREKERLAKSAIAHAINKAASDYVADATISVVQLPSEEMKGRIIGKEGRNIRALEAATGVDLIIDDTPEAVVLSSFDGVRREVARLSLEKLIQDGRIHPTKIEEIVEKSQSEVEEEMIKVAEEAILEVGIHALPKEVLKTLGRLKFRTSFGQNILQHSIEVAHLCAALAAELGANIDYAKRAGLLHDIGKAFSHEQEGSHAINGAEFLRRYSRENEVVLNAVEAHHNEVEPTSIEAIIVQAADAISAARPGARRETLTNYLKRLEQLEEIANSHEGIESSYAIQAGRELRLIVKPEEISDDKAIILSREVAKEIEEKMQYPGQIKVTVIRETRSTEYAK; encoded by the coding sequence ATGTTAAATTTTATACTAATTTTGATAGTTTGTGCAATATTAGTAATAGCTGTTTCATTATTTTTTGGTTTTAATATGATAAACAAAAAATTTACAACTAAATATGGTGAATATAGTGATTTAGAATTAATGATAGTTAATTTAAAAAGAAAATTAGAGACAGAAAAAAAAGAAGTAGAGAGAGAAATAGAATCGTTTAGAAAAGAAGAAACTTTAAAGGTTAAAGAGGAAATTTTAAGTCAAAAAAAATCAGCCGATGAAGAAATTAAAATAATGAAAGCTGAAATTTTACTTAAGGAAGAAAGAATTTCTAAAAAAGAAGAAAATTTAGAATTAAGAACTAATAAATTAGAAGAGAAAGAATTAAAATTAGAAGAGAAAAAAGATAAAATAATAGAAATTGAAAATGAATTAAATGTTATGATTCAAAAAGAAAGTGAAGAATTACAAAGAATTTCATCACTTACTCAAGAAGAGGCTAGAGAAATAATATTAGTTAAACTTGAAGATGAGTTAGAACATGATAAAGCATTAATAATAAGAGATTATGAATATAATATTGAAAGAGAAAAAGAAAGATTAGCAAAAAGTGCAATTGCTCATGCAATTAATAAAGCTGCATCAGATTATGTTGCTGATGCGACTATATCTGTTGTTCAACTTCCAAGTGAAGAAATGAAGGGGAGAATAATAGGTAAAGAAGGAAGAAATATTAGAGCACTTGAAGCTGCAACAGGGGTTGATTTAATTATAGATGATACTCCAGAGGCAGTTGTATTATCTTCATTTGATGGAGTAAGACGTGAGGTTGCAAGACTTTCACTTGAAAAACTTATTCAAGATGGAAGAATACATCCAACAAAAATAGAAGAAATAGTTGAAAAATCACAAAGTGAAGTTGAAGAAGAAATGATAAAAGTTGCAGAAGAAGCAATTTTAGAAGTTGGAATACATGCTTTACCTAAAGAAGTATTAAAAACTTTAGGAAGATTAAAATTCAGAACTTCATTTGGTCAAAATATATTACAACATTCAATAGAAGTTGCTCATTTATGTGCAGCACTTGCAGCTGAACTTGGAGCAAATATTGATTATGCTAAAAGAGCTGGATTATTACATGATATAGGTAAAGCCTTCTCTCATGAACAAGAAGGATCACATGCTATAAATGGTGCAGAGTTCTTAAGAAGATATTCAAGAGAAAATGAAGTTGTATTAAATGCAGTTGAAGCTCATCATAATGAAGTAGAGCCTACTTCAATAGAAGCTATAATAGTTCAAGCAGCAGATGCCATAAGTGCAGCAAGACCAGGAGCTAGACGTGAAACATTAACAAATTATTTAAAACGTTTAGAACAATTAGAAGAAATTGCAAATTCTCATGAAGGAATAGAAAGTTCTTATGCAATACAAGCTGGAAGAGAATTAAGATTAATAGTTAAACCAGAAGAAATAAGCGATGACAAAGCTATAATACTTTCAAGAGAAGTTGCAAAAGAAATAGAAGAAAAAATGCAATATCCAGGTCAAATCAAAGTTACTGTAATTAGAGAAACTAGATCAACAGAATATGCTAAATAA
- a CDS encoding CvpA family protein — MILDLLFIAITILFVFFGLKKGFVKESLSLFKLLLIIYLIPKVLSIELSFLEINIDNSITKYAMYIITFIIVYVAISILSMILSKFIDSTPLTFFNKILGGVFGFVKSSIVIFIIFIVSLVISDRNQDVKNILENSIVTEYVSIYLEPYNTLFPDFIKTKLDNFTIYSKEKQFKNKLIKDIQKGISYD, encoded by the coding sequence ATGATTTTAGATTTACTTTTTATTGCAATAACAATATTGTTTGTATTTTTTGGTTTGAAAAAAGGATTTGTAAAAGAATCACTTAGTTTATTTAAATTATTATTAATAATATATTTAATTCCAAAAGTATTAAGTATAGAGCTTTCATTTTTAGAAATTAATATAGATAATAGTATAACTAAATATGCTATGTATATAATTACATTTATTATAGTTTATGTAGCTATTTCTATACTTTCTATGATACTTTCTAAGTTTATAGATTCAACCCCACTTACATTTTTTAATAAAATACTAGGTGGAGTATTTGGATTTGTTAAATCTAGCATAGTTATATTTATTATATTTATAGTATCACTTGTAATTTCAGATAGAAATCAAGATGTTAAAAATATTCTTGAAAATAGTATAGTAACAGAATATGTATCTATTTATTTAGAACCATATAATACGTTATTTCCTGATTTTATAAAAACTAAATTAGATAATTTTACTATATATAGTAAAGAAAAACAATTTAAAA
- a CDS encoding TIGR00282 family metallophosphoesterase, producing the protein MKFLLVGDIVGYQGEDTLNKYLAKHGEKYDVIVVNAENIDNGFGITSQKANNLLNNGVDVITLGNHSFDKKDVYEYLNKTKRVIRPYNFSDKAPGNGYTIIEKKNKKIAIVSLQGKVYMNTLHCPFIAIDSLLEDLKEKVDIIVVDFHAEVTSEKIAMGWNVAGKVSIIYGTHTHVQTADESILNNKTAYITDVGMTGGHDGVIGMNKKEVIQKFKTGLPVKFTVCETNKKINAIEVLVDDKTNYAIDIKRINLKYEEI; encoded by the coding sequence ATGAAATTTCTCTTAGTTGGAGATATAGTAGGATATCAAGGAGAGGATACATTAAATAAGTATTTAGCCAAACATGGTGAAAAATATGATGTTATAGTAGTTAATGCTGAAAATATAGACAATGGTTTCGGTATTACATCACAAAAAGCAAATAATTTATTAAACAATGGTGTGGATGTAATAACTTTAGGTAACCATAGTTTTGATAAAAAAGATGTGTATGAATATCTTAATAAAACAAAAAGAGTTATAAGACCATATAATTTTTCAGATAAAGCACCAGGGAATGGTTATACTATAATTGAAAAGAAAAATAAAAAAATAGCTATTGTTAGTTTACAAGGTAAGGTATATATGAATACCTTACATTGTCCTTTTATAGCTATAGATAGTTTACTTGAAGATCTAAAAGAAAAGGTAGATATTATAGTTGTAGATTTCCATGCAGAAGTAACGTCAGAAAAAATAGCTATGGGTTGGAATGTGGCTGGTAAGGTATCTATAATTTATGGTACTCATACTCACGTTCAAACTGCTGATGAAAGCATATTGAATAATAAGACAGCATATATTACAGATGTAGGTATGACTGGAGGTCATGATGGAGTTATAGGAATGAATAAAAAAGAAGTGATACAAAAATTTAAAACAGGCTTACCGGTTAAATTTACTGTTTGTGAAACTAATAAAAAAATAAATGCAATTGAAGTTTTAGTAGATGATAAAACTAATTATGCAATTGATATTAAAAGAATTAACCTTAAATATGAGGAGATTTAA
- the alr gene encoding alanine racemase, which yields MRARAVINLDNLIYNLEVISDKIPKEKIMAVIKANAYGHGYEEIFKECFKFGIRFFGVATIEEAQVIRKINKEAKILILSAVEPNMYYELSKNNIDITITSFEEIEYIINNNIEGNYHIAYDTGMGRLGFNEFEIEEVIKKLKPVGIFSHLTSADNDEYYTRYQYEKFINISKKYDIKYKHLLNSFGSEKYYDFFESFDLYRLGILMYGGELTNIYKPVMSFEARISYIKTLVEDSYIGYSNTYKAKKGDIIATVSAGYADGIFRSLSNKSKVYLRGKYYNIIGNICMDQFMILADNDVKLGDFVEIFGENIKVEEQANLANTISYELLCAVSPRVNRVYVKEEI from the coding sequence ATGAGAGCAAGAGCTGTAATAAATCTAGATAATTTAATATATAATTTGGAAGTTATATCAGATAAGATTCCAAAAGAAAAGATAATGGCAGTAATTAAAGCAAATGCATATGGTCATGGTTATGAAGAAATATTTAAAGAGTGTTTTAAATTTGGTATTAGATTTTTTGGAGTTGCGACAATAGAAGAAGCACAGGTTATAAGAAAGATAAATAAAGAGGCAAAAATATTAATTCTTTCTGCAGTTGAACCTAATATGTATTATGAGCTTTCAAAAAATAATATAGATATAACAATAACTTCATTTGAAGAAATTGAATATATTATAAACAATAATATTGAAGGTAATTATCATATAGCATATGATACAGGAATGGGAAGATTAGGTTTTAATGAATTTGAAATAGAAGAGGTTATAAAAAAATTAAAACCAGTAGGTATTTTTTCTCATTTGACATCAGCAGATAATGATGAATATTATACAAGATATCAATATGAAAAATTTATTAACATTTCTAAAAAATATGATATAAAATACAAACATCTACTAAATAGTTTTGGTTCTGAAAAATATTATGATTTTTTTGAAAGTTTTGATCTATATAGATTAGGTATATTAATGTATGGTGGAGAACTAACTAATATATATAAGCCTGTCATGAGTTTTGAAGCAAGAATTAGCTATATTAAAACTCTAGTAGAAGATAGTTATATAGGATATTCTAATACATATAAAGCTAAAAAAGGTGATATAATAGCAACAGTTTCTGCTGGATATGCAGATGGTATTTTTAGAAGTTTATCTAATAAATCTAAGGTATATTTAAGAGGAAAATATTATAATATAATAGGAAATATTTGCATGGATCAATTTATGATACTTGCTGATAATGATGTGAAATTAGGAGATTTTGTTGAAATATTCGGAGAAAATATTAAAGTTGAAGAACAAGCAAATTTAGCAAATACTATAAGTTATGAATTACTTTGTGCAGTTTCTCCTAGAGTTAATAGAGTATATGTAAAGGAGGAGATTTAA